Proteins from a genomic interval of Pseudophryne corroboree isolate aPseCor3 chromosome 4, aPseCor3.hap2, whole genome shotgun sequence:
- the CNR1 gene encoding cannabinoid receptor 1 has product MKSILDGLADTTFRTITTDLFYMGPNEVQYEDAKGDISKLGYFPQKLALSSFQEKIIDGQTTHHLNSFNVTDFYNKSSTSYKDNDGKVQCGNNFMDMECFMILTPGQQLVIAALSITLGTFTVLENMLVLCVILYSRSLRCRPSYHFIGSLAVADLLGSVIFVYSFVDFHVFHRKDSPNVYLFKLGGVTASFTASVGSLFLTAIDRYISIHRPLSYKRIVTRTKAVIAFCVMWTIAIVIAVLPLLGWNCKKLKSECSDIFPHIDETYLMFWIGVTSVLLLFIVYAYMYILWKAHTHAVRMLQRGTQKSIIVHTSEDGKVHITRPDQTRMDIRLAKTLVLILVVLIICWGPLLAIMVYDVFGKMNKTVKTVFAFCSMLCLLNSTVNPIIYALRSKDLRNAFCSMFPSCEGTAQPLDNSMESDCQNRHANNSNVHRAAESCIKSTVKIAKVTMSVSTDTSAEAV; this is encoded by the coding sequence ATGAAGTctatcctggatggcctggcggacACTACGTTTAGAACAATTACCACCGACCTTTTTTATATGGGACCAAATGAAGTTCAGTATGAAGACGCAAAGGGTGATATTTCTAAACTGGGGTATTTCCCACAGAAACTGGCATTATCCTCATTTCAAGAAAAAATAATAGATGGTCAAACTACCCACCATCTAAATTCATTTAATGTAACTGATTTTTACAATAAGTCAAGTACTTCATACAAAGACAATGATGGCAAAGtgcagtgtgggaataacttcatggACATGGAATGCTTTATGATTCTTACTCCTGGTCAGCAGCTAGTTATTGCTGCTCTTTCCATAACCCTGGGTACATTTACTGTCCTGGAGAACATGCTTGTGCTGTGTGTCATCTTGTACTCTCGTAGTCTGAGATGCAGACCCTCCTACCATTTTATTGGCAGCTTAGCAGTGGCCGATCTTCTAGGCAGTGTCATTTTTGTCTACAGTTTTGTTGATTTTCATGTTTTCCATCGAAAAGACAGCCCTAATGTTTATCTGTTCAAACTAGGGGGCGTCACCGCTTCATTTACAGCTTCAGTGGGCAGTCTGTTCCTAACTGCAATAGACAGGTACATCTCCATACACAGACCATTGTCATATAAACGAATAGTCACCAGGACAAAAGCTGTCATTGCATTCTGTGTGATGTGGACCATAGCTATTGTCATTGCTGTGCTTCCTCTGCTAGGATGGAATTGCAAGAAGCTAAAGTCTGAATGTTCAGATATTTTTCCCCACATTGATGAAACCTATCTGATGTTTTGGATTGGGGTGACCAGTGTTCTTTTGTTATTCATAGtgtatgcatatatgtatatattatggaAAGCTCACACCCACGCTGTAAGAATGCTGCAGCGTGGCACTCAAAAGAGCATCATAGTTCACACATCAGAAGATGGCAAAGTGCATATTACTAGACCGGACCAGACTCGTATGGATATAAGGTTAGCCAAAACTCTGGTCCTTATTTTAGTGGTATTGATCATTTGTTGGGGCCCTCTTCTCGCCATTATGGTTTATGATGTCTTTGGAAAGATGAACAAGACCGTAAAGACAGTGTTTGCCTTCTGCAGCATGCTTTGCTTGCTTAATTCAACTGTGAACCCTATCATCTATGCCCTTCGAAGCAAAGACTTGAGAAATGCATTTTGTAGCATGTTCCCCTCCTGTGAAGGTACCGCGCAGCCTCTTGATAACAGTATGGAGTCAGACTGTCAGAATAGACATGCAAACAATAGTAATGTCCACAGAGCAGCAGAAAGCTGCATTAAAAGCACTGTTAAGATCGCCAAAGTCACCATGTCTGTGTCCACAGATACATCTGCAGAAGCAGTGTAA